One window from the genome of Salisaeta longa DSM 21114 encodes:
- the porD gene encoding type IX secretion system protein PorD, translating into MRVRLPDTLAFLPAVLLLLWSFWDTAPAAAQELNCSVSINYSQLDGSQYTYLDNLERRVQRFLNERSWTEDTFQPFERIDCSFQILMQEAVSLTEFRARLTVASTRPIYNTAQRTPVLRVSDTQWTFEYTRGTPLIDTPGQYDPITSILSFYAYIVLGYDYDTFSALGGTRFFEKARDIGEEARSAGASGWSSLAGAQSRMELIDELLSARFEPLRQALFRYHLQGLDRFVTDTQQARTDILNALRAIEQVSQQTSRAYALDLFFAAKYDELTAVFRDSGLAQSAYGILTQIDPAHTSTYSALVGG; encoded by the coding sequence ATGCGCGTCCGCTTGCCCGACACGCTCGCTTTCCTACCGGCCGTCCTGCTCCTCCTGTGGAGTTTTTGGGATACGGCCCCCGCGGCGGCCCAGGAGCTGAACTGCTCGGTGAGCATTAACTACTCGCAGCTCGACGGCTCGCAGTACACGTACCTCGACAACCTGGAGCGCCGGGTGCAGCGCTTTCTTAACGAACGCAGCTGGACGGAGGATACTTTTCAGCCCTTTGAGCGCATCGACTGCAGCTTCCAGATTCTGATGCAGGAGGCCGTGAGCTTGACCGAGTTTCGGGCGCGGCTCACCGTCGCTTCTACCCGGCCCATCTACAACACCGCCCAGCGGACGCCGGTGTTGCGCGTGAGCGATACGCAGTGGACCTTCGAGTACACGCGCGGCACGCCGCTCATTGACACGCCCGGGCAGTACGACCCCATCACGTCCATCTTGAGCTTCTACGCGTACATCGTGCTGGGCTACGACTACGACACGTTCAGCGCCCTCGGCGGCACGCGATTTTTCGAGAAGGCCCGCGATATTGGCGAGGAGGCACGGTCGGCCGGGGCGTCGGGCTGGTCGTCTCTTGCAGGCGCCCAGAGCCGCATGGAGCTCATCGACGAGCTGCTGAGTGCGCGCTTCGAGCCGCTGCGCCAGGCGCTGTTCCGCTACCACCTGCAGGGCCTCGACCGCTTTGTGACCGATACGCAGCAGGCCCGCACCGACATCCTGAACGCGCTGCGCGCCATCGAGCAGGTCAGCCAGCAAACCTCCAGGGCGTATGCACTCGATCTCTTTTTTGCCGCCAAGTACGACGAGCTAACCGCCGTCTTTCGAGACTCGGGGCTCGCGCAATCGGCGTACGGCATCCTCACACAGATCGACCCGGCCCATACCTCCACCTACAGCGCACTGGTTGGTGGCTAA
- a CDS encoding universal stress protein: MPSIHRVLFATDFSTTANRALPYALDIAQRFEATLHVLYAEVLYEDPFSSQNQPHPAATVEQVRTELQKRTDGTSLGERLAALEVVEAVERDVAAGPAILRYADAQNMDLIVMGTHGRRGLRHVLLGSVAEEVVRRAPCETLTVRATDTDEPPHALPSVQRLLVPVDFSEHARAALTAARHWADTYGATLDVLFVMEEPLHPAFYVGGVSSVYDIDPHLDDKADAQLETFITETKGPRVPVKAHVRTGRAAKGIAEAANEFGSDLVVMSTHGLTGLEHLLLGSVTEQVVRTVEAPVLTVPAFPERYLPDAAPAEDEDAQQAPEA; the protein is encoded by the coding sequence ATGCCGTCCATCCATCGCGTTCTCTTTGCCACCGACTTCTCCACTACGGCCAATCGTGCATTGCCGTATGCGCTGGATATTGCCCAGCGCTTCGAGGCCACCCTGCACGTGTTGTATGCCGAGGTGCTCTACGAGGACCCATTCTCCAGCCAAAACCAGCCGCATCCGGCGGCAACAGTCGAACAAGTACGCACGGAGTTGCAGAAGCGCACCGATGGCACCTCCCTTGGCGAGCGGCTGGCCGCGCTAGAGGTTGTGGAAGCCGTGGAACGTGACGTGGCCGCCGGGCCCGCCATCCTTCGGTATGCGGATGCCCAGAACATGGATCTGATTGTGATGGGTACCCACGGGCGCCGGGGCCTCCGCCACGTTCTGCTGGGGAGCGTTGCGGAAGAAGTGGTGCGGCGCGCACCGTGCGAGACGTTAACCGTACGGGCCACCGATACCGATGAGCCGCCGCACGCACTGCCGTCCGTTCAGCGGCTGCTCGTTCCGGTCGACTTCTCCGAGCACGCGCGCGCAGCCCTCACCGCGGCCCGCCACTGGGCCGACACCTACGGCGCCACGCTCGATGTGCTTTTTGTGATGGAGGAACCGTTGCACCCCGCCTTTTATGTGGGCGGCGTGAGCTCGGTGTACGACATCGATCCGCATCTGGACGACAAGGCCGATGCACAACTTGAGACGTTTATCACGGAGACGAAGGGGCCGCGCGTTCCCGTAAAGGCCCACGTGCGCACCGGACGCGCCGCGAAGGGCATCGCCGAGGCCGCCAACGAATTTGGCAGCGACCTCGTGGTGATGTCAACCCACGGCCTAACCGGACTGGAGCACCTGCTGCTTGGCAGCGTGACCGAACAGGTGGTGCGCACCGTAGAAGCGCCCGTCCTCACGGTGCCCGCGTTCCCCGAACGCTACCTGCCCGATGCAGCGCCCGCGGAAGATGAGGACGCACAGCAAGCACCCGAAGCTTGA
- the trpD gene encoding anthranilate phosphoribosyltransferase, whose protein sequence is MTEYLETIASGQALTRAEAEDVMRQMMTGEALPEHSAALLMGLRTRGETLDELVGFTSVMRAFAVSVDCDDPHAVDLCGTGGDGPSTFNISTTASLIAAGAGVTVAKHGNRSVSSKSGSADVLEVLGVNIALGKAGVEHCLREAGIAFLFAPYFHPAMKHVMPVRKALGLRTFFNILGPLCNPAGVTRQLVGAFNDETAQRMVRILGQLDAEHVVTLHSRDGLDELSIADATTLYEYDAAEEAPVARSRQVTPETHDLKRAPLQELKGGDAQTNAKILRAILAGEDQSARRDIAVLNAGYALHVSDRFDTLDEALAAARESIDSGAALQTLHTLIDASQAAPSA, encoded by the coding sequence GTGACTGAGTACCTCGAAACGATTGCCAGCGGCCAAGCGCTCACCCGCGCCGAAGCCGAGGATGTGATGCGGCAGATGATGACGGGCGAGGCGTTGCCCGAGCACAGCGCGGCGCTCCTCATGGGGCTGCGCACGCGCGGCGAGACGCTGGACGAGCTGGTTGGCTTCACGTCGGTGATGCGCGCGTTTGCCGTGTCGGTTGACTGCGACGACCCGCACGCGGTGGACCTCTGCGGCACGGGCGGCGACGGGCCGAGCACCTTCAACATCTCCACCACCGCCTCGCTCATTGCTGCAGGCGCTGGGGTGACCGTGGCGAAGCACGGCAACCGCTCCGTCTCCTCAAAATCGGGCTCGGCCGACGTGCTCGAAGTCCTGGGGGTTAACATTGCCCTGGGGAAAGCGGGCGTCGAGCACTGCTTGCGCGAAGCGGGCATTGCCTTTCTGTTTGCCCCCTACTTCCACCCGGCCATGAAGCACGTGATGCCGGTGCGAAAGGCGCTGGGCCTGCGGACGTTCTTCAACATTTTGGGGCCGCTGTGCAACCCGGCCGGCGTGACGCGTCAGTTGGTGGGGGCGTTTAACGACGAGACCGCCCAGCGCATGGTGCGGATTTTGGGGCAGCTTGATGCCGAGCACGTGGTGACGCTGCACAGCCGCGACGGCCTCGACGAGCTGTCCATTGCCGATGCCACGACGCTCTACGAGTACGATGCGGCCGAGGAGGCCCCGGTGGCCCGCAGCCGCCAGGTAACCCCCGAAACGCACGACCTGAAGCGGGCGCCGCTGCAGGAGCTGAAGGGCGGCGATGCCCAGACAAATGCAAAAATCCTGCGGGCCATCCTAGCGGGTGAGGACCAGAGCGCGCGCCGCGACATCGCCGTGCTCAACGCCGGCTATGCGCTGCACGTAAGCGACCGGTTTGATACGCTTGACGAGGCCCTCGCCGCCGCCCGCGAAAGCATCGACAGCGGAGCGGCCCTCCAAACCCTGCACACGCTCATCGACGCCTCACAGGCGGCGCCCTCCGCGTAG
- the trpC gene encoding indole-3-glycerol phosphate synthase TrpC, protein MSILDQILDDTRTLIAQRKKDTPIEALKQRPLYADREPLSLVEALQQSGMSFIAEVKKASPSKGVIRSDFRPAQIAQQYAAHDAHAISVLTEPTHFQGSLQNMAWIRAHVTDVPLLRKDFIVDRYQLHEARAVGADAVLLIATALSAGQLYDLHAEATELGLQCLVEAYTFDDLARIDFDQIQLLGINNRDLKTFDVDIDHSLRMFAEVPRHVGRVSESGLSDPETLVRLRQAGINAVLIGEHFMRAAHPGEALSDLRDEARAIAMAQRT, encoded by the coding sequence ATGAGCATCCTCGACCAAATCCTTGACGACACGCGCACGCTCATCGCGCAGCGCAAGAAAGACACGCCCATCGAGGCGCTAAAGCAGCGCCCGCTGTATGCCGACCGGGAGCCGCTCTCGCTTGTGGAGGCCCTGCAGCAGTCGGGCATGTCGTTCATTGCCGAGGTGAAAAAAGCATCGCCCTCGAAGGGCGTCATCCGGTCCGATTTCCGTCCGGCCCAGATCGCGCAGCAGTACGCCGCGCACGACGCGCATGCCATCAGCGTGCTCACCGAGCCGACGCACTTTCAGGGCTCGCTGCAAAACATGGCCTGGATTCGTGCGCACGTCACCGATGTACCGCTTCTGCGCAAGGACTTTATCGTCGACCGGTACCAGCTTCACGAGGCCCGCGCCGTTGGGGCCGATGCGGTGCTCCTCATCGCTACGGCTCTCAGCGCCGGGCAGCTCTACGACCTGCATGCAGAGGCTACCGAGCTGGGCCTGCAATGCCTCGTGGAGGCGTATACGTTCGATGATCTCGCGCGCATCGACTTTGATCAGATACAGCTGCTTGGGATTAATAACCGCGACCTGAAGACTTTTGACGTCGACATCGACCACTCGCTGCGCATGTTTGCAGAGGTGCCGCGCCACGTGGGCCGCGTGTCAGAGAGCGGGCTGAGCGACCCCGAGACGCTGGTGCGCTTGCGCCAGGCGGGCATCAACGCGGTGCTCATCGGCGAGCACTTCATGCGGGCGGCGCATCCGGGCGAGGCACTAAGCGACCTGCGAGACGAAGCCCGCGCCATTGCAATGGCGCAGCGCACCTGA